Proteins encoded within one genomic window of Equus przewalskii isolate Varuska chromosome 3, EquPr2, whole genome shotgun sequence:
- the PDHA2 gene encoding pyruvate dehydrogenase E1 component subunit alpha, testis-specific form, mitochondrial has translation MQRHDVASVTNAPIVAPRAFSPRDTQKVGGVALAVWVVGGCGCPVLHSMKKMLAAAVSRVLGGGAQKPASRVLVASCNYSNDATFEIKKCDLHRLEEGPPVTAVLTREDGLQYYRMMQTVRRMELKADQLYKQKFIRGFCHLCDGQEACYVGLKAGANPSDHAITAYRAHGLCYAYGLSVQSILAELTGRRGGCAKGKGGSMHMYGRNFYGGNGIVGAQVPLGAGVALACKYKGSNEVCLTLYGDGAANQGQIFEAYNMAALWKLPCIFICENNRYGMGTAIERASASTDYYKRVNFIPGLRVDGMDVLCVREATKFAADYCRSGKGPIVMELQTYRYHGHSMSDPGISYRTREEIQNIRSKSDPIMLLKDKMLNNKLSSIEELKEIDVGVRKEIDDAAQFATTDPEPPLEELGHHVYNNNLPFEVRGTNQWIKFKSIS, from the coding sequence ATGCAGCGGCATGACGTGGCCTCTGTCACCAACGCCCCCATTGTGGCGCCGCGTGCGTTCAGCCCGAGGGACACGCAGAAGGTCGGCGGGGTCGCCCTGGCAGTTTGGGTTGTTGGCGGTTGCGGCTGCCCTGTACTTCACTCCATGAAGAAGATGCTCGCTGCCGCCGTCTCCCGCGTGTTGGGAGGAGGGGCCCAGAAGCCCGCTAGCAGAGTGCTGGTGGCGTCCTGTAACTATTCAAATGATGCCACatttgaaattaagaaatgtGATCTTCATCGGTTGGAAGAGGGTCCGCCTGTCACAGCAGTGCTCACCCGGGAGGATGGGCTCCAGTACTACAGGATGATGCAGACTGTTCGCCGAATGGAATTGAAGGCAGATCAGCtgtataaacagaaatttattcgtGGTTTCTGCCACTTGTGTGATGGTCAGGAAGCTTGTTATGTGGGCCTTAAGGCCGGGGCAAATCCCTCCGATCACGCGATCACAGCCTATCGGGCTCACGGCTTATGCTACGCTTACGGACTTTCTGTGCAATCAATTCTTGCAGAGCTGACTGGACGAAGAGGAGGTTGTGCTAAAGGAAAAGGAGGATCGATGCATATGTACGGCAGGAACTTCTATGGGGGCAACGGCATTGTTGGTGCTCAGGTACCCCTGGGAGCTGGTGTTGCTCTGGCCTGTAAATATAAGGGAAGCAATGAGGTCTGTTTGACTCTGTATGGGGATGGTGCTGCTAATCAGGGTCAGATATTTGAAGCTTATAATATGGCAGCTTTGTGGAAATTACCTTGTATTTTCATCTGTGAGAATAATCGCTATGGAATGGGAACAGCTATTGAGAGAGCATCAGCCAGCACTGACTACTACAAGAGAGTTAATTTTATCCCTGGACTAAGGGTAGATGGAATGGATGTCCTATGTGTTCGAGAGGCAACTAAGTTTGCAGCTGACTACTGTAGATCTGGAAAGGGACCCATAGTGATGGAGCTGCAGACATACCGTTATCATGGGCATAGCATGAGTGATCCTGGAATCAGTTATCGTACCAGAGAGGAAATTCAGAACATAAGAAGTAAGAGTGATCCCATTATGCTTCTCAAAGATAAAATGTTGAACAACAAGCTTTCCAGTATTgaagaattgaaagaaattgatgttggagtgaggaaagaaattgatgatgcaGCCCAGTTTGCTACAACTGATCCAGAGCCACCACTGGAAGAATTAGGCCATCATGTCTACAACAATAATCTACCTTTTGAAGTTCGTGGTACAAATCAGTGGATCAAGTTTAAGTCCATCAGTTAA